A genomic region of Gossypium hirsutum isolate 1008001.06 chromosome D01, Gossypium_hirsutum_v2.1, whole genome shotgun sequence contains the following coding sequences:
- the LOC107903183 gene encoding uncharacterized protein has protein sequence MFVQQFMLVAPNVKERTEKDSKTRVKIMLRKSDRKILYGEANEDFVDLLFSFLAIPLESALELLGGKGFTVGSISNLLKDLDTIFSITKQNSYQDGILPPFYSCPIELPSICSQQPTKIFHKSYGYLKQSDPKSPILEKTNSRGYFKKKSLFLITDDLVVKSLSSASSFSLLKETGTPLCDVEQQVISIGEVEALALLRACLCSSSALSALLNLYVKQPKQEPQ, from the exons ATGTTCGTTCAACAGTTCATGCTCGTAGCTCCAAATGTGAAGGAGAGAACTGAAAAAGATAGCAAAACAAGAGTGAAGATAATGCTGAGGAAATCAGATAGGAAGATATTATATGGTGAAGCAAATGAAGATTTTGTTGATCTTCTATTTAGCTTCCTCGCAATCCCTTTGGAATCTGCATTGGAACTCTTAGGAGGTAAGGGTTTCACAGTGGGATCCATCTCTAACTTGCTTAAAGATTTAGACACCATATTCTCCATAACCAAGCAGAATAGTTACCAGGATGGTATTCTTCCCCCGTTTTATAGTTGCCCAATTGAGCTTCCAAGTATCTGTTCTCAGCAGCCTACAaaaatttttcataaatcataCGGTTATTTAAAGCAGTCGGACCCAAAATCTCCGATCCTGGAAAAAACAAACAGTAGGggctattttaagaaaaaatcactGTTTCTCATCACAGACGATCTTGTAGTTAAATCACTATCCTCGGCTTCCAGTTTTTCGTTACTGAAGGAAACAGGGACCCCTCTTTGTGATGTTGAGCAACAAGTCATTAGCATTGGAGAGGTTGAA GCGCTTGCTCTGTTGAGGGCTTGTTTATGTTCTTCTTCAGCTTTATCAGCTCTACTGAACCTTTATGTCAAGCAGCCAAAGCAAGAGCCACAGTAG
- the LOC107902666 gene encoding uncharacterized protein, which produces MASEDPTKVSIKLLIDQESNKVIVAEAGSDIVDILRSLLKFPLGNIARLIGKHQCLQRAGCLNNLYNSVENLSLTSFRTDACKPMLLNPRSIYEDEYSKKLKLYMDVSEPTGYFLCGTYLCIKTGSWFSHYKTSRCSCGELMDNPTDIGELKDSPTDMCLKVGTVAYKDESEGESMFFMTDDLRVMHGLPGDLMNILLNLGINNVCQIEEKVVDISSKEMSNL; this is translated from the exons ATGGCTTCTGAAGATCCCACCAAGGTTTCAATCAAGCTTTTGATAGACCAAGAAAGCAACAAGGTAATTGTTGCTGAAGCTGGTAGTGACATTGTTGATATTCTTCGAAGCCTGCTTAAGTTTCCTCTCGGAAACATTGCACGACTTATCGGCAAACATCAATGTTTACAGCGAGCTGGTTGTTTGAATAACCTATATAACAGCGTAGAAAACCTTAGCCTAACCAGCTTTCGTACCGATGCATGTAAGCCTATGCTGCTTAATCCTAGAAGCATTTATGAAGACGAGTACTCGAAGAAATTGAAGCTTTACATGGATGTTAGTGAGCCTACAGGGTATTTCCTATGTGGAACTTATCTTTGTATAAAAACTGGTAGTTGGTTTAGTCATTATAAAACTTCAAGATGCAGTTGCGGAGAATTGATGGATAATCCGACTGATATCGGAGAATTGAAGGATTCTCCGACTGATATGTGTTTAAAAGTGGGAACAGTTGCATATAAAGATGAAAGTGAGGGAGAATCAATGTTTTTCATGACTGATGATTTAAGAGTAATGCACGGTTTGCCAGGTGATCTCATGAACATCCTTCTCAATTTGGGTATCAATAATGTTTGTCAGATTGAAGAAAAAGTTGTGGACATCAGTTCAAAGGAG ATGTCAAATCTTTAG